One stretch of Roseimicrobium sp. ORNL1 DNA includes these proteins:
- a CDS encoding helix-turn-helix domain-containing protein, whose protein sequence is MATITLQIEQGQVSRFAQILQADYESLAKEIHEMEVKLEGMKDRAGSILSQIEQLKGHVTTSPERGGWKEAVNKLAQSQRISLEKLKQAVYDQLRSSGTLGVTELCERTGASSSSIYRALHALRDEKEVENAGREWQLVCPV, encoded by the coding sequence ATGGCCACTATCACACTACAGATTGAGCAAGGGCAAGTTTCACGCTTTGCGCAAATACTGCAAGCGGATTATGAATCGCTGGCAAAGGAGATCCATGAAATGGAGGTGAAGTTGGAAGGTATGAAGGATAGGGCTGGATCGATTCTGTCTCAGATTGAGCAATTGAAGGGGCATGTCACTACGTCTCCAGAGCGGGGAGGGTGGAAAGAGGCAGTGAACAAGTTGGCTCAATCCCAGAGAATCAGCTTGGAGAAGCTTAAGCAGGCGGTTTACGATCAGTTGCGGTCCTCTGGAACTTTGGGGGTGACGGAATTGTGTGAACGCACCGGAGCAAGTTCCAGTTCTATTTATCGTGCCTTGCACGCCCTTCGGGATGAGAAGGAGGTCGAGAATGCTGGGCGCGAATGGCAGCTAGTTTGTCCCGTATAA
- a CDS encoding rhodanese-like domain-containing protein, whose amino-acid sequence MKKLLAFLAAAFIAIPAMADSEFPDISINELKTAIAEKKVTVIDVNGSASYAKGHVPSAIDFAASKDELAKQLPSDKGALVVAYCGGPTCSAYKKAANAAKELGYTNVKHLSAGISGWLQAGETTEKK is encoded by the coding sequence ATGAAGAAACTACTCGCATTCCTTGCTGCCGCTTTCATCGCGATTCCTGCCATGGCGGACAGCGAGTTTCCTGATATCAGCATCAATGAGCTGAAGACGGCCATCGCCGAGAAGAAGGTCACCGTCATCGATGTGAATGGCAGCGCTTCCTATGCGAAGGGCCACGTGCCGTCCGCGATCGACTTCGCCGCCTCCAAGGATGAGCTCGCCAAGCAGCTTCCCTCCGACAAGGGCGCCCTTGTGGTCGCTTATTGCGGTGGTCCTACCTGCAGCGCCTACAAGAAGGCCGCCAATGCTGCCAAGGAACTGGGCTACACCAATGTGAAGCACCTCTCCGCCGGCATCTCCGGATGGCTCCAGGCTGGTGAAACGACCGAGAAGAAGTAA
- a CDS encoding sigma-54 dependent transcriptional regulator, with the protein MHRILIIEDEVSVATALAMLTKRLGYEPVTCASGTMGLQKLKPTSPSLVILDIGLPDMSGLDVLARLREHSSVLPVLIITAHGHLQNALEAKKRGASGYLVKPLDLRELEQVLRSLLRPSREPSVGATPEPTDAPFLIGSAPAMQPAFAAIAHACASDAPVLIGGPTGIGKSLAAKVIHRHSTRHAAPFVSLSCAGLPEAVLEGEIFGHEKGDTAGAAGPLVGCLERANGGVLFLDEISELPPAMQVKLLRFMEDKTFNRVGGNEDLQADLRIIASTHQDLAKAVAEKRFREDLYYRLRVLEVRLPALWERMSDLPALCGCLLATIAPGRRVALSGEALQVMQGYAWPGNVRELRNTLEHALAVCPGDSILPTHLPREVRDGSSGEAFPPSVTLDAALHEWLDARMRDTEVNYDTLHDELESRLLAALLPRYQHKPTILARELQMNRATLRKKLRGTHDHLEDEPGEISPT; encoded by the coding sequence ATGCATCGCATCCTGATTATTGAAGATGAAGTCTCCGTGGCCACCGCGCTGGCCATGCTGACGAAGCGCCTGGGCTATGAGCCCGTGACCTGCGCCTCAGGCACCATGGGATTGCAGAAGCTGAAGCCCACGTCGCCTTCGCTGGTGATTCTGGACATCGGCCTGCCTGACATGAGCGGGCTGGATGTGCTGGCACGGCTGCGGGAGCACAGCAGTGTGCTGCCGGTGCTCATCATCACTGCGCATGGGCATTTGCAGAACGCGCTCGAGGCGAAAAAACGCGGGGCCTCCGGTTACCTGGTGAAGCCGCTGGATCTGCGTGAGCTGGAGCAGGTGCTCCGCTCACTGCTGCGCCCCTCTCGTGAGCCGTCTGTAGGCGCCACACCGGAACCTACGGACGCCCCATTCCTCATCGGCAGCGCCCCGGCCATGCAGCCGGCATTCGCCGCCATCGCCCATGCCTGCGCCTCGGATGCGCCGGTGTTGATCGGCGGACCCACGGGCATCGGGAAATCACTGGCGGCAAAAGTCATCCACCGCCACAGCACCCGGCACGCCGCGCCGTTTGTATCACTTTCCTGCGCAGGCCTGCCGGAGGCCGTGCTGGAGGGAGAAATCTTCGGGCATGAGAAGGGAGACACTGCGGGTGCCGCCGGACCCTTGGTGGGATGCCTTGAGCGGGCCAATGGGGGTGTCCTGTTTTTGGATGAGATTTCGGAGCTGCCACCCGCCATGCAGGTGAAGCTGCTGCGCTTCATGGAGGACAAGACCTTCAACCGCGTGGGCGGGAATGAAGATTTGCAGGCAGATCTGCGCATCATTGCCTCCACCCACCAGGACCTGGCCAAGGCGGTGGCGGAGAAGCGTTTCCGCGAAGACCTGTACTACCGGCTGCGCGTGCTGGAGGTGCGGCTCCCGGCGCTCTGGGAGCGCATGAGCGACCTGCCCGCCCTCTGCGGCTGCCTGCTGGCCACGATTGCCCCTGGCCGTCGTGTCGCCCTCTCCGGCGAAGCGCTGCAGGTGATGCAAGGCTATGCCTGGCCGGGCAATGTGCGCGAACTGCGCAATACCCTGGAGCATGCCCTGGCGGTATGCCCGGGCGACTCCATCCTGCCCACCCATCTGCCCCGCGAGGTCCGCGATGGGTCCTCAGGGGAGGCTTTTCCCCCCTCCGTCACGCTGGATGCGGCTCTCCACGAGTGGCTGGATGCCCGTATGCGCGATACGGAGGTGAACTACGACACGCTCCACGACGAACTGGAGAGCCGGCTGCTGGCCGCCCTGCTGCCCCGCTACCAGCACAAGCCCACCATTCTCGCCCGGGAACTGCAGATGAATCGTGCCACCCTGCGCAAGAAGCTGCGAGGCACCCACGACCACCTCGAGGATGAGCCGGGTGAAATCTCCCCCACGTGA
- a CDS encoding DUF2851 family protein translates to MSYPVLAQQYALFRDSMYEGVAELPLHGESALTELELQSLWFAGELGSEFTTTCGKRVAVRDFGVWNHAAGPDFTGCAVQTEGGVLKGEIELDPDVRDWERHGHATNPAYERVALHLYLEGPEARAFTRTAGHREVMQVRLSRDMLRDGARPQLLAEARLGRCATPLREMEPARVRSLLEAAAQYRLQRKSAKLQALVKLHGREQAVYQALSAAMGYRNNQRPFTILAQRLPVKKLLKLGALEREALLFGVSGFLESVRYEDTQPDTRAYLRELWSEWWKQREQYTNWLTEVQRPVWRIGGARPGNHPQRRLGALCAMLGKWKGVYAFLKDAKTWSREGFSEALLELEHDYWSGHYTLLANPATKPLALVGGTRVQEILANVCYPLLVPENGKLWADYLELPAMLDNQKVRRAALRLFGEHPEAGSYQKRLYHQQGLLQIYEDYCLEDDSGCAECPFPEKLRGWQFGAV, encoded by the coding sequence ATGAGTTATCCGGTCCTGGCCCAGCAGTACGCGCTCTTCCGCGATTCGATGTACGAAGGCGTGGCGGAGCTGCCGCTGCACGGCGAGAGCGCGCTGACGGAACTGGAACTGCAGAGCCTGTGGTTTGCCGGGGAGTTGGGCAGTGAGTTCACCACGACCTGCGGGAAGCGGGTGGCGGTGAGGGACTTCGGCGTGTGGAATCATGCGGCGGGGCCGGATTTCACCGGCTGTGCGGTGCAGACGGAGGGTGGCGTGCTGAAGGGGGAAATCGAGCTGGACCCGGATGTGCGCGACTGGGAGCGGCACGGGCATGCGACGAATCCGGCCTACGAGCGGGTGGCGCTGCATCTATATCTAGAGGGGCCGGAAGCACGGGCCTTCACCCGCACGGCGGGGCATCGCGAGGTGATGCAGGTGCGCCTGAGCAGGGACATGCTGCGCGATGGGGCAAGGCCCCAGCTTCTCGCCGAGGCCCGGCTGGGGCGATGCGCGACGCCACTCCGTGAGATGGAGCCTGCACGGGTGCGTTCGTTGCTGGAGGCGGCGGCGCAGTACCGGTTGCAGCGGAAATCGGCCAAGCTGCAGGCGCTGGTGAAGCTGCATGGCCGGGAGCAGGCAGTGTATCAGGCTCTGTCAGCCGCGATGGGCTATCGCAACAACCAGCGCCCCTTCACGATTCTGGCGCAGCGTTTGCCGGTGAAGAAGCTGCTGAAGCTCGGCGCGCTGGAGCGTGAGGCGCTGCTCTTTGGGGTCTCGGGCTTTCTGGAGTCGGTACGCTATGAGGACACGCAGCCGGACACGCGGGCCTATTTGCGCGAACTGTGGTCCGAGTGGTGGAAGCAGCGGGAGCAGTACACGAACTGGCTCACGGAAGTGCAGCGACCTGTGTGGCGCATCGGTGGAGCGAGGCCGGGAAATCATCCGCAGCGTCGGCTCGGTGCGCTGTGTGCGATGCTGGGGAAGTGGAAAGGGGTGTACGCCTTTCTGAAGGACGCGAAGACATGGAGCCGCGAGGGCTTTTCGGAGGCATTGCTGGAACTGGAGCACGACTACTGGAGCGGGCACTACACGCTGCTGGCGAATCCGGCGACGAAGCCACTGGCGCTGGTTGGCGGTACGCGGGTGCAGGAGATTCTGGCGAATGTCTGCTACCCGCTGCTAGTACCGGAGAATGGAAAACTGTGGGCGGACTACCTGGAACTGCCTGCGATGCTGGACAACCAGAAGGTGCGGCGGGCGGCGCTGCGGCTGTTTGGCGAGCATCCCGAGGCGGGGAGCTATCAGAAGCGGTTGTATCATCAGCAGGGGTTGCTGCAGATCTATGAAGACTACTGCCTGGAGGATGACTCGGGGTGCGCGGAGTGTCCGTTTCCGGAGAAGCTGAGGGGGTGGCAGTTCGGTGCTGTCTAA
- a CDS encoding IS1595 family transposase, which yields MQGTSFRAGLLRCRACEKQFSVTIGTIFEDSHVPLAKWIRAFHLMCSSKKGISSLQLQRNLGLGSYRTAWHMTHRIRLAMKCEPFAGLLKGTVQADETYVGGKSYGQGKGKGMENKTIVVSLLQNDGPKRSYIIHKANAHTIKALITENVEKGSNIHTDEFNSYKNLKSDYKHMSVNHAIGQYVRNFKDGSKVTTNTVEGSFSLLKRGIYGTFHSLSKHHLHRYLAEFDFRWNERKATDVERTTKALLGTKGVRLSYKPLIDRTVSNVFQPEPPVIKHGKPRLP from the coding sequence ATGCAAGGAACGTCCTTCCGTGCTGGCCTTCTCCGTTGCCGTGCTTGTGAGAAGCAATTCAGCGTCACCATTGGGACTATCTTTGAAGACTCCCACGTGCCTCTTGCCAAGTGGATTAGGGCCTTTCACCTCATGTGCTCCAGCAAGAAGGGAATTAGCTCCCTCCAGTTGCAGCGTAACCTTGGTCTAGGCAGCTATCGGACGGCATGGCACATGACCCACCGCATCCGCCTTGCGATGAAATGTGAGCCATTTGCGGGCCTTCTGAAGGGCACGGTGCAGGCGGATGAGACTTACGTGGGCGGGAAGTCCTACGGGCAGGGAAAGGGCAAGGGAATGGAAAACAAGACGATTGTGGTTTCCTTGCTCCAGAATGACGGCCCCAAGCGCTCCTACATCATTCACAAGGCCAATGCCCATACGATTAAGGCCCTGATCACAGAGAACGTGGAGAAGGGCTCCAACATCCACACGGATGAATTCAACAGCTACAAGAACCTGAAGAGCGACTACAAGCACATGAGCGTTAACCACGCCATTGGCCAGTATGTCCGCAACTTCAAGGACGGTTCCAAGGTCACAACCAACACCGTCGAAGGCAGCTTCTCCCTGCTAAAGAGGGGCATCTATGGCACCTTCCATAGCCTTTCTAAGCACCACCTCCATCGCTATCTGGCAGAGTTCGATTTCCGTTGGAATGAGAGGAAGGCAACGGATGTGGAACGCACTACAAAGGCCCTGCTTGGCACTAAGGGCGTTCGCCTGAGCTACAAGCCATTGATTGACAGGACGGTAAGCAACGTGTTCCAACCCGAACCTCCCGTCATCAAGCACGGCAAGCCACGGCTCCCCTAA
- a CDS encoding heavy metal-associated domain-containing protein encodes MFRLVLTAVAAVFMTASLHAEDTEKSAYTATVTGVVCSACKGHVESALKKLPGVESVTFEKGDKEETQKAIFKSSSATLAKDDVVKALGKDAETYTVVALDKSK; translated from the coding sequence ATGTTCCGCCTTGTTCTCACCGCCGTTGCCGCCGTTTTCATGACCGCCTCTCTGCACGCGGAAGACACTGAGAAGTCCGCCTACACCGCCACGGTGACCGGAGTGGTATGCAGCGCCTGCAAAGGCCATGTGGAGTCCGCGCTGAAGAAGCTGCCCGGCGTGGAAAGCGTGACCTTCGAAAAGGGCGACAAGGAAGAAACCCAGAAGGCCATTTTCAAGTCCTCCTCCGCCACCCTCGCCAAGGACGATGTCGTCAAGGCCCTGGGCAAGGACGCTGAGACCTACACGGTCGTGGCGCTCGACAAGAGCAAGTAA
- a CDS encoding isoprenyl transferase produces the protein MTARSDNLKIPRHVAIIMDGNGRWAAERGLPRTEGHRRGADSVQIIVETCADMGIEFLTLYAFSTENWKRPKTEVAALMKMLERFLKTKTEEMQKQNVRLQAIGRLHDLPDAVQKQLHKSIEQTSQNTGLTLILALSYGAREEILDGIRSLLDSVEKGHLDKAMIDADVFSKHLYTRYYPDPDLLIRTSGEMRLSNFLLWQLSYTEFYITQTLWPDFRKEQFHEAIREYTRRDRRFGGVK, from the coding sequence ATGACTGCCCGTTCCGATAATCTAAAAATTCCCCGTCACGTCGCCATCATCATGGATGGCAATGGCCGCTGGGCCGCTGAGCGCGGCCTTCCACGCACGGAGGGCCACCGCCGCGGGGCGGACTCCGTGCAGATTATTGTGGAGACGTGCGCCGACATGGGCATCGAGTTCCTCACGCTCTACGCCTTCTCCACGGAGAACTGGAAGCGGCCGAAGACCGAAGTCGCCGCGCTCATGAAAATGCTCGAGCGTTTCCTCAAAACGAAGACGGAGGAAATGCAGAAGCAGAACGTGCGCCTGCAGGCCATCGGCCGTCTGCATGACCTCCCGGATGCCGTGCAGAAACAGCTGCACAAGAGCATCGAGCAGACCTCGCAGAATACAGGTCTCACCCTCATCCTCGCGCTCAGCTACGGCGCACGGGAGGAGATTCTGGATGGCATTCGCAGCCTGCTCGACAGCGTGGAGAAAGGCCACCTCGACAAGGCCATGATCGACGCAGATGTCTTCAGCAAGCATCTGTACACCCGCTATTATCCAGACCCGGATCTCCTCATCCGCACCAGCGGCGAGATGCGCCTCTCGAACTTCCTCTTGTGGCAACTCAGCTACACCGAGTTCTACATCACGCAGACCCTCTGGCCGGACTTCCGCAAGGAACAGTTCCACGAAGCCATCCGCGAATACACCCGCCGCGACCGCCGCTTCGGCGGCGTGAAGTAG
- a CDS encoding retropepsin-like aspartic protease, giving the protein MLRLPSCLSVFPSFAAALLLSASAAFANSNVNTPDPGIPIEVRDGLIWVKVQAAGQTRPLNFLLDSGAGCSVLSANVAEKLGVKYGRAEKVQRVDAATTARRVRDFQANVGGIPVSATPLALDLSDVSDLCSRPVDGLLGHDFFKGRIVQLDFQASRLRLLDEATPSNATTVLRMKVGQGAMLIPVSVNGSEPKWTRLDTGCEDGLHWVAGRDESYVSSSVQLGSQQLTGVKTALHAGEIFPREAGMLGVGVLRNFRVTIDAVKSQLLLEKRSS; this is encoded by the coding sequence GTGCTCCGCCTGCCTTCCTGCCTTTCGGTTTTCCCGAGCTTCGCCGCTGCTCTCCTTCTGAGCGCCAGTGCTGCATTCGCGAATTCCAACGTCAACACCCCCGACCCCGGCATCCCCATCGAAGTCCGCGATGGCCTCATCTGGGTGAAGGTCCAAGCCGCTGGTCAGACCCGCCCCCTCAATTTCCTTCTCGACTCCGGCGCCGGTTGCAGTGTCCTCAGCGCGAACGTCGCAGAGAAGCTCGGCGTGAAGTATGGTCGCGCCGAAAAGGTGCAGCGCGTGGATGCCGCCACCACCGCCCGCCGCGTGCGTGATTTCCAGGCCAATGTGGGTGGCATCCCCGTCAGCGCGACCCCCTTGGCGCTCGACCTCTCGGATGTCAGCGACCTTTGCAGCCGCCCAGTGGATGGCCTGCTGGGCCACGATTTCTTCAAAGGCCGCATCGTCCAGCTGGACTTCCAAGCCAGCCGCTTACGCCTCCTCGACGAAGCCACCCCTTCCAATGCCACCACCGTGCTCCGCATGAAGGTCGGCCAGGGTGCCATGCTCATCCCCGTCTCGGTCAATGGCTCCGAGCCCAAGTGGACCCGCCTCGACACCGGATGCGAAGACGGCCTGCACTGGGTGGCCGGGCGCGACGAGAGCTATGTTTCCAGCTCCGTGCAACTCGGTTCCCAGCAGCTCACCGGCGTGAAAACCGCCCTCCACGCCGGGGAAATCTTTCCCCGGGAAGCTGGTATGCTCGGCGTGGGTGTCCTCCGCAATTTCCGCGTCACCATCGACGCCGTGAAAAGCCAGCTCCTTCTCGAAAAGCGCTCATCCTGA
- a CDS encoding ComF family protein yields the protein MATSGPLAKPTPWWRGYTEAFLDLVYTRKCEGCEVFLPAQRQDEARWLCDSCLNTVQRIEPPFCEVCGEAYDGAISGTFRCGNCTGLKLHFDFAVAACQAEGVVRELIHKFKYNRRLHLRGVLGCLLGRTMEDTRLAALNPAEWALVPVPLHHARQRERDYNQSMELCRELSRISSIPVMDALRRTRSTTAQASLSRHQRIENLRGAFQVRSSLVQRGTLKDRALLLVDDVLTTGSTTSECARVLRREAGVQKVGTMHLRKAHPPRGKRHLSGRTYSGVEFIPNGNAPAPRKAIPSIPHHGNNRQGESCRMVSIAVNNRANTGRGCKRQCQIKRMN from the coding sequence ATGGCAACCTCCGGCCCACTCGCGAAACCCACCCCATGGTGGCGCGGGTACACGGAGGCGTTTCTGGACCTGGTCTACACGCGCAAGTGCGAGGGCTGTGAGGTCTTCCTGCCTGCCCAGCGGCAGGACGAGGCACGCTGGCTGTGTGATTCTTGCCTGAACACGGTGCAGCGCATTGAGCCGCCGTTTTGCGAGGTCTGCGGGGAGGCGTACGACGGCGCCATCTCCGGCACCTTCCGCTGCGGGAATTGCACGGGGCTGAAGCTGCACTTCGACTTCGCGGTCGCGGCCTGTCAGGCGGAGGGGGTGGTGCGGGAGCTGATTCACAAGTTCAAATACAACCGCCGGCTGCACCTGCGCGGGGTGCTGGGGTGTTTGCTGGGCCGGACCATGGAGGACACCCGGCTGGCCGCACTGAACCCCGCCGAATGGGCCTTGGTCCCCGTGCCGCTGCACCATGCCCGGCAGCGGGAACGCGACTACAACCAGTCCATGGAACTCTGCCGCGAGCTATCCCGCATCTCCAGCATCCCGGTGATGGATGCCCTGCGCCGCACCCGCTCGACCACCGCCCAGGCGTCCCTTTCACGGCACCAACGCATTGAGAATCTGCGGGGTGCGTTCCAAGTCCGCAGCTCCCTGGTCCAGCGGGGCACGCTCAAGGACCGAGCCCTCCTGCTGGTGGACGATGTGCTGACCACGGGGTCCACCACCAGCGAGTGCGCCCGGGTCCTGAGGCGGGAGGCGGGGGTCCAAAAGGTGGGAACTATGCACTTGAGAAAAGCCCATCCCCCAAGAGGTAAAAGACACCTCTCAGGAAGGACATACTCAGGTGTAGAGTTCATCCCAAATGGGAACGCTCCCGCGCCTAGGAAGGCAATCCCTTCCATTCCTCACCATGGAAACAACAGGCAGGGAGAATCCTGCCGCATGGTGTCGATTGCGGTCAACAACAGGGCGAACACCGGAAGAGGGTGTAAACGCCAGTGCCAGATCAAAAGGATGAACTGA
- a CDS encoding adenylosuccinate synthase translates to MSNTIIVGLQWGDEGKGKIVDYLTERSDVVARAQGGSNAGHTVISGGTKYVLHLIPSGILWPEKKNVIGNGVVIDPLGLLQEIAKLRGQGVSITPENLFISEHAHLTLSYHRALDKAREKQRGENAIGTTGRGIGPTYADKIERQGLRVTDLRDPAKLAHEIKWRAELHNLELEAAGYPKVDVDAVVAETTEAAEQLRPHIVNTVVYLNEALAAGKRVLFEGAQGSYLDIDHGTYPFVTSSNTTAGGACTGSGVSPRRIDQVVGVAKAYTTRVGGGPFVTEDEGISDMLHDMGREFGATTGRARRCGWLDAVLLHYSVMVNGCDSLAITNLDGLDGLDTIKICTAYTLDGKTINHPPATIAEIERCVPVYEEHPGWKQDISGATKYDDLPPLAKAYLSRLAELAGAPVSLLGVGPAREQTLVVS, encoded by the coding sequence ATGAGCAATACCATCATCGTCGGCCTCCAGTGGGGGGACGAAGGCAAAGGCAAGATCGTCGACTATCTCACGGAACGCAGCGACGTCGTAGCCCGCGCGCAGGGCGGCAGCAATGCAGGACACACGGTCATCAGTGGCGGCACGAAGTATGTGCTGCACCTCATCCCCAGCGGCATCCTCTGGCCCGAGAAGAAGAATGTCATCGGCAACGGCGTGGTCATCGACCCCCTAGGTCTCCTGCAGGAAATTGCCAAGCTCCGTGGCCAGGGTGTCAGCATCACCCCGGAGAATCTCTTCATCAGCGAGCACGCCCACCTCACGCTCTCCTATCACCGTGCGCTGGACAAGGCCCGCGAAAAGCAGCGTGGTGAGAACGCCATCGGCACCACCGGCCGCGGCATCGGCCCCACGTACGCGGACAAAATCGAGCGCCAGGGCCTTCGTGTCACCGACCTGCGTGACCCCGCCAAGCTCGCCCACGAAATCAAGTGGCGCGCCGAGCTCCACAACCTCGAACTTGAAGCCGCCGGTTATCCCAAGGTGGATGTAGACGCCGTCGTCGCGGAAACCACCGAAGCGGCCGAGCAACTCCGCCCGCACATCGTGAACACGGTGGTGTACCTCAATGAAGCCCTCGCCGCAGGCAAGCGCGTGCTCTTCGAAGGCGCGCAGGGCAGCTATCTGGACATCGACCACGGCACCTATCCCTTCGTCACTTCGTCGAACACTACCGCCGGCGGTGCTTGCACCGGCAGCGGCGTTTCACCACGTCGTATCGACCAGGTGGTGGGTGTGGCCAAGGCCTACACCACCCGCGTGGGCGGCGGTCCTTTCGTCACCGAGGACGAAGGCATCTCCGACATGCTCCACGACATGGGCCGCGAGTTCGGCGCCACCACCGGTCGCGCTCGTCGCTGCGGCTGGCTGGATGCGGTGCTGCTGCACTATTCCGTCATGGTGAATGGCTGCGACTCCCTGGCCATCACCAACCTCGATGGTCTCGATGGCCTCGACACCATCAAGATTTGTACTGCCTACACGCTGGATGGAAAAACCATCAACCATCCTCCGGCCACCATCGCTGAGATTGAGCGTTGCGTGCCGGTGTATGAGGAGCATCCCGGCTGGAAGCAGGACATCAGTGGCGCCACGAAGTATGACGATCTGCCTCCGCTTGCGAAAGCCTATCTTTCGCGCCTTGCGGAGCTTGCAGGAGCGCCGGTCTCGCTGTTGGGTGTAGGACCCGCCCGCGAGCAGACGCTCGTGGTCAGCTAG
- a CDS encoding FHA domain-containing protein, which produces MPKFQVTTPDGATHEFELASRARFGRAEDNDLVIPDGSVSSYHGEYELTDEGVQLTDRGSTNGTHVNGQRVESAVIPWGGRFKLGSCDVILIGDGGEEAAAEAAYEPEASYEEPVEEVAAAPAARGGYSGGYGSAPASAAVITGLGSTPCPSQMRRGFGPKVKEKDSGGGMLMMLAVLGMLACGGAAFMIFSMSA; this is translated from the coding sequence ATGCCAAAATTCCAAGTCACTACGCCAGACGGAGCCACGCATGAGTTTGAGCTTGCCAGCCGCGCCCGGTTTGGCCGCGCTGAAGACAATGATCTTGTCATTCCGGATGGTTCTGTGTCCAGCTACCATGGCGAGTACGAGCTGACGGATGAAGGCGTGCAGCTTACCGACCGTGGATCCACCAATGGCACGCATGTGAATGGCCAGCGCGTGGAGTCGGCAGTCATCCCCTGGGGTGGTCGTTTCAAGCTCGGCAGCTGCGATGTCATCCTCATCGGTGACGGTGGCGAAGAAGCTGCCGCCGAGGCCGCTTATGAACCCGAAGCGTCCTACGAAGAGCCAGTGGAAGAAGTCGCCGCTGCACCTGCAGCACGTGGAGGCTACTCCGGCGGCTACGGCAGTGCGCCCGCCAGCGCCGCAGTCATCACCGGTCTTGGTTCCACGCCCTGCCCCTCCCAGATGCGTCGCGGCTTCGGCCCGAAGGTGAAGGAGAAGGACTCCGGCGGTGGCATGCTCATGATGCTTGCCGTGCTCGGCATGCTGGCCTGTGGCGGCGCAGCATTCATGATCTTCTCCATGAGCGCCTAG
- a CDS encoding DUF3592 domain-containing protein — MLKQPLSRDSAPVTQYTCGWCNTHFKEWQSKCISCGGPMPPLPGMTLSEEPPPAPRVLPKGFETKQKWVGNVPAMVGGIFLLVGLIIFTVFIFVLPLAAPFPMLFIGLGWFFMRIGRKQAQRMISAFQNGRAVKGTITEVYHDASMQVNGRHPWRINYNFQAADGQTHDGYASTFDHTAQQRQPGQPIWVLVNDDKPEENTIYPPVK, encoded by the coding sequence ATGCTGAAGCAACCCCTCTCCCGCGACAGCGCACCCGTCACGCAATACACCTGCGGCTGGTGCAATACCCACTTCAAGGAATGGCAGAGCAAGTGCATCTCCTGCGGCGGTCCCATGCCGCCCCTGCCTGGCATGACGCTCTCCGAAGAGCCTCCTCCCGCGCCTCGTGTTTTGCCAAAGGGCTTTGAGACCAAGCAGAAGTGGGTGGGCAATGTGCCAGCCATGGTCGGCGGCATCTTCCTGCTGGTGGGTCTGATTATCTTCACCGTGTTCATCTTCGTGCTCCCACTCGCCGCGCCCTTTCCCATGCTCTTCATCGGCCTCGGCTGGTTCTTCATGCGCATCGGTCGCAAGCAAGCCCAGCGCATGATCAGCGCGTTTCAAAACGGACGCGCCGTGAAGGGCACGATCACCGAGGTGTATCACGATGCTTCTATGCAGGTGAATGGCCGGCACCCCTGGCGCATCAATTACAACTTCCAGGCGGCCGATGGACAAACCCACGACGGCTACGCCAGCACCTTCGACCACACCGCTCAGCAGCGTCAACCCGGTCAGCCCATCTGGGTTTTGGTGAATGATGACAAGCCCGAGGAGAACACGATTTATCCGCCGGTGAAGTAG
- a CDS encoding thioredoxin family protein produces MKALSKFLAVAALAVASFSLASEFPEGSPAFVSSLAEAKTKAKAEGKPIIAVYSAVWCPPCQAMKKKVYPSSEVKEFHDKFVWAYIDTDLKENAADAQKAGVTGIPHIQFLSKNGKEIDKQVGGMPPDAFAAKLKEVLGKAK; encoded by the coding sequence ATGAAAGCATTGAGTAAATTTCTTGCCGTGGCCGCCCTCGCGGTTGCTTCCTTCTCCCTCGCTTCCGAATTTCCTGAAGGAAGCCCTGCATTCGTCTCCTCGCTGGCGGAAGCCAAGACCAAGGCCAAGGCTGAGGGCAAGCCGATCATCGCCGTTTATTCCGCCGTGTGGTGCCCGCCCTGCCAGGCCATGAAGAAGAAGGTCTACCCAAGCAGCGAAGTGAAGGAATTTCACGACAAATTCGTCTGGGCCTACATCGACACAGATCTCAAGGAGAACGCCGCGGACGCACAAAAGGCAGGCGTGACCGGCATTCCCCACATCCAGTTTCTCAGCAAGAATGGCAAGGAGATCGACAAGCAGGTCGGCGGCATGCCTCCAGATGCGTTTGCCGCAAAGCTCAAGGAAGTGCTTGGGAAGGCGAAATGA